From Acinetobacter radioresistens DSM 6976 = NBRC 102413 = CIP 103788:
ATTCCCAAAAACAAGTTGTCAGGACACCCTAACCGCTACAAGATCAAGCTTCGCAGTATTGGCTATCGTTTGGTTTACGAAGTCATAGACGATGAGGTAGTTGTTTTGGTGATTGCTGTTGGCAGACGTGAAAACAATGCAGTCTATGATGATGCCAACTCTCGTCATTCATAAATGAAGTAATGCCCATAAGCAGAATGTTTCCATGGAAACATTCTGCTTATGGGCATTCTTTTATCTAACTATCATCTAATATAATAGGTATGAATTAAAACTTATTTAAAACTATTACAAAACTATAGTGAAACTAAAATAAAACTACTCTATGGAGGATATGATTACTCTA
This genomic window contains:
- a CDS encoding type II toxin-antitoxin system RelE family toxin, encoding MTYKLDFLEEALEEWNKLNPSIKQPLKKKLIKVLENPRIPKNKLSGHPNRYKIKLRSIGYRLVYEVIDDEVVVLVIAVGRRENNAVYDDANSRHS